The genomic segment TCCTGTCCGGCGCCTCCCGCGGGTTTGCCGTGGGGGAGAGCACCGAAAACGGCAAAAACGGCCGACACTCCTTGGAAGTGCCCCGCCTCAGTTAGCAGCCGGTGCGGGGGGCCTTCATCTCGAGAACGGCCCGCCCGAGAACGTCCCCCTGGCGGAGATGGTCAAAGACCTGATTGACGTCATCGAGGCGCCATCTCTCCACTTGGCAGCGCGCCGCGCCCGAAGCAACGCGCGCCAGAAGGTCCCGCATCTCCCCGCGTGTCCCCACTGCCGAGCCCAGAATCCGAAACTCACCCACCACCAAGTCGTCCGCGAAGAAAGTCAGGTCCTCCTTGGGCAATCCCACGACCATCAAGGTCCCGCGACGACGTAACGTCCTTACCGCCAGGTCGTAGGCAGCCTTGGATGGTGCCGTGACCAAGGCCAGGTGTGGGCCACCGCCCTCTTTCAGCCGGTGGACGGTCTCCGGATCAAGAGCGTTGAGCGCCTCCTTCACACCCATGGCCCGTGCGAGCTGCAACTTCGCGACGCTGACGTCGAGCGCCACCACCTCCGCCCCGAATCCAGACGCCAGCTGTATAGCGAGGTGCCCCAGACCGCCTACACCGAAGATGGCGACACGTTGCCCTGCCGCCACACTGGCGCTTTGGAGGGCATGGTAAACGGTCAGGCCGGCGCAGAACCAGGGCGCGGCCTGGGCCGACGACAGACCTTCCGGGATGGGCACCGCCTGTGCAGCCCTTACCCGCATGAACTCGGCATAACCCCCCGGCGCGTCAACGCTGGTCACCGTTCGCTCCAGGCACACGTTTTCAGCCCCCGCTCGGCAGTGCTCGCATTTCCCGCACACCGAGTGCAGCCAGCCCACTCCAACCCGGGCACCTATGGAGACGCCATTCACGCCGGCGCCCTTCTCGGCCACCCGCCCCACGGCCTCGTGGCCGAGTATTGCGGGCAGAGTCATGCGTGCCGCAACATCGGGCCAGTCACCGGCCGCCATGTGAAGGTCCGAGTGACAAACCCCGCACGCCTCGACCTCTAGCAGGATCTCACCGGCCTCAGGTTCGGGGATTGGTGCCTGCTCTACGACGAGCGCCTGACGGAAACCCCTAAGTTGCGCCGCCTTCATCAGTTCGCCGATTATCTGAGTGCCATTCGCATGGACCCTTTGACGAGTGCCCCTTCGACAAGTCCCCCCAGACCGGCAGAAGGGCAGCAATCCTACTGATACTTCTTAACCAGGGCCGCTAGAGCGCGAATTTTCCCTATTTCCGCAGCTGCGGAAGTACCGCTTCCGGAATGGCACGACAGGCGCACGATGCTGCTTGGGCGAGGTGCCACGTCACTCTCGGTCGGAGTCGGCGTCCTCGAGGTGCCGTTCACGCTTCCCGCGGCGTCCGCCAAACGTCGGCGGGGATCTCGACGCTCCACGTGCTTAACCTCCGGCCCTCCTGGCCGTAGCGCCCGTCATGTGGGCGAGTCAGGTTGCCACGGTACCACGAACCGACGCCGAGTTTTGTCCAATCGCCTTGGGCAGCCTCTGCGGGTTCGCAACCCGCTGCCGGGGGTCGCGTTGGGTCAAGCGCTCCGATGTGAACGACGGCAAAGTCGTTCAGGGCGCAAATCACTGGGGACCAGCGGGTCCCGATAGTCTTGCCACCCGAACGGTCCAGAGTAGCCTGGAATCCCTCTCGCGCTGGCCAGGCTACTGAGTGACCGCCACCGTCCCCACCATGCTGGGGTGGATCTTACAGTGATAGTCCCAATTTCCCGCCGTCGTCAGACTGATTGCTGCGCTTGTCGTCCCTGGCCCGATGGTGCCTGTATCGAAGGCGCCCGAGGTGGCAGACGCGGTGTGAGTGATGCTGTCGCCGTTGTGCCAGGCCACCTTCTGGCCCACCTTCAAACTGGCCGGATTCGGGGAGAAGGACATGCTGCCGTTCTCGCCAGCGATCGTAATCGTTATGTCCGCCGCTCCCGCGGAGGGCTGGGTTGTTGTTGGCGTCGTCGTCGGCGTTGACCCGTACCCGCCACCTCCGCAGCCCGCCGCCAAAGCTAGGGCGAGGAGAGCCAGGCTGCCAATCGTGAGCCTCAAGGATTGCGAGTACACGATACCTACCTCCAGGGCCCGAGACGGGCCCGGTCTTGCCACGGATGCCATCTGAGCAAGGCGCATGCCTGGCTTGAGCATGAGAAGGGCCGGATCTTGAGTGGGAACGCCCAAGGACCGGCGACGAAGGCCGTAAGAGGCCTTACGGCATTCGTAAACAGGCTGATCAGCGATTGATCCCACTATGCCCGCATTGCTCCAAGAGCTCAACAGTCGAGTACGAACAACGGACCGCAAACCGTCAGAACGGCAGGCTGATCGTGGAGTGGGTACTCGGCGTCACAAGCGCTGCTGGGAGGTGGACGGCGTGTTACCTCAGCTCGTTCGCGCTTCGGCCACGTCAGCTCCCCCCTTCACGACGTGCGCGCTCTTAGGAGCAACTGCCAAAGCTACTGCGGTCGCCACAAGGAGCAGTAGCGCCGCGACATACCACGGAGCGCCGGGAATCTGAACCGACCGTTCGGGTGCGATGGAGGCAGCGAAGGTCAGCGAGAAGATCCCGGGCCCTACGATCATGGCGATGCTGCGGACGGAACCTAGGGCACCTTGGAGCGCCCCCTGCTCCGAAGGCGAAACACGCTGGGTCATCATTGACTGAGTAGGCGGCCCAGCGAGCGCCCAGAGACAGTTGATTGGGATCGCGACCAGGAAGAGCCATCCCACGGCTGCCCAGCCGAAGAGCGCAAATCCAACCGCCCCCAAGAGAAGCCCCGCAAACAGTGAGCGCCGCTCACCGAAGCGCGCCACCACGGGGCCAACCACCCCTGCTGAGATCACCATTGTGGCGACGCCCACGAGGGCGAGCACAATGCCGATCGTCCGTTCATTCCAGTGGTATCGGTAGTCTCCGTAGAGCACGAAGACCGTTGGATACACCTCGTGCGCGAGGTAGCCGAGAAAGTTCACGGTGGCGAGCCCCAAGAGCTCCGGATGTGACTTTAGAAGGACGAGGGCTCCAACGGGATTGGCCAGTCTCCATCTGAGTCGGGTCTGTCGCCGCTCGGTAGGAAGCGATTCCGGCAGTACGAGCAGGCCGTAGAGGGCGTTGACCAGGCTGAAGGCGGCCGCGAACCAAAAGGGAAGGCGCGGATTCCTGGCGCCCAGCCAGCCTCCGAGGGCAGGCCCCAGGATGAAACCCACGCCGAAGGCAGCGCCGAGGAGCCCGAACGAGCGAGCTCGCTTCTCGACCGGCGTGACGTCGCTGATGTACGCGTTAGCGGTCGCGATGCTCGCGGAAGTGATGCCGGAAAGAATGCGGCCCACGAACAACCAACCAATCGTCGGTGCCAGGGCCATGACGATGTAATCCAGGCCGAGACCGACGTTCGAGAGCAAGATCACAGGCCTTCGCCCGTAGCGATCGGAAAGCAAGCCGAGCAGAGGAGAGAAGATGAACTGCATTAGCGCCCAAATGGTGGTGAATAACCCTATGAACGCTGCCGCGCGCGCGGTATCGCCGAGTAGAAAGTCGACGACAAGCTTGGGCAGGACGGGGACGATGATCCCGAGTGCGAGCATGTCGAGAAGGACGGTGATAAAGATGAAGTTCAGAGCAGCGCGACGACCGCCGGACTCACCGGGCATAGGCGTGTTCCCGACGCGGCAGAGACCTCTGGTTCATGCCCTTGCAGCCATGCCTTGCGTCTATCGTTGACGTCATGGGTGATCAGAAGGGCGAGGATCTCGCGAACGACGTGGCGGGACCGCAGCTCGTTCACGGCCGGGACCATGCAGGCCTGGTAGCATAGCTAAAAGGGCGGTCCCCGACTATACCAGGTCCTCCCCAAAGCTCCCAGGGGAGACTCGGCTCAGTTCGAAGACCCGCGCACCCTGCAGCCCTTTGCAACCTCGAACTGATCGCGCGAAGAGTCGCGCGTTCCCTCATCCCGCCGCGGGGGGTCTCGTACAGAGTGGAGCCCGTCCCCTTGAAGATGGGGAACACGCCTCGGGGTCTGTCGTGTGGCGTCGGATTCCCGCCGCCTGGGAGTGATCGCCTCAAAGGACGAGAGCCTCCGGAGAGATCGCGAGGAGCAGATCAACACAGCCCGTTTCTGCCGCGTCGTCGTCTCCGACTGTGCCCGATGAGCCGGCGAGTCGTGCCCGGGGATTCGCCTCGGGCGCCTGAAGACGATTGACTCAGGAGCTGGTTTGCAAGCTATCGGAGCGAGTTGCGGGTGTGCCCCGCATGACATAGCTTGTAATCTCTCGGTCATGCAGCCTCAGGACAGAGCGCGGGGGACAAACACGTTCGAGAACACCCGGAGGGCGTTCCTCAAACAAGCTGTCGGAGCAGCGGGGGCACTCTTCGCGCTGCGCAGCAGCCCCGCCTGGCCCTCCGCGGTCGCTGAGCCCGAAGCTACTCCGGACCAGCTTCGGCAGATGCGTCTGGTGGCCGAGGCCTATATGAGGAAATATGACGTGCCCGGGATGGCGGTGAGCGTGGCCCGCCACGGGCAGCTTGTTTACGAGCAAGCCTTCGGCTTCGCCGACAGGGCTCGCGGAGAGCGGTTGACAACGAGCCACCTTTTCCGCATTGCCAGTGTGAGCAAGCCGATAACCTCCGTGGCGGTCTTCACGCTGGTCGAGCAAGGACGTTTGGCCCTTTCCGAAACGGTGTTTGGGCCGCGGGGCGTGCTCCAGAACGACTTTGGCCACCCCCCCTTCCTCCCTCACGTCGAGAGCCTGCGCATCGAACACCTCCTCACTCACACCGGGGGCGGATGGCAGAACGACGGCACCGATCCCATGTTCCGCAACTCAAGGATGAACCACCACGATCTCATCGCCTGGGCGGTTTCCCGGCTTCCCCTTCGCTACCCGCCCGGGGAACACTATGCCTACTCGAACTTTGGCTACTGCGTGTTGGGACGGGCGATCGAGAAAGTGACCCGGCGTCCCTATGCGGACTATGTGCGCGACGACGTGCTGGCGGACTGTGGCGTTCGGGCCATGAGAATAGGCGGGAACACACTGGCGGAACGGTCGTCGGAGGAAGTCACATATCACGGCCAGGGTGAGAATCCCTATGACATGAATATACGCCGCATGGACTCCCATGGCGGTTGGCTCGCCAGCGCCAGCGATCTTGTGCGTTTTGCCGTCCGCGTCGATGGGTTCTCTCCCGAACGAGACATCCTCCGGCCGGAGACGATCCAGGCAATGATTACGCCCACGAACGCGAATCCGAGCTATGCAAAGGGGTGGGAGGTCAACTCCCTGCGGAACTGGTGGCATAGCGGTAGCCTCCCCGGCACCGCCACCATCATGGTGCGGACGAGGAGTGATCTGTGCTGGGCCGCCCTCACCAACACGCGCCGTCAGAAATCCCCTATGGAAGGGGATCTGGATGCCCTCATTTGGCAGATGGTTGGCAAGGTTCCGCAGTGGCAGGCATAGCGCCCTCAACCTGTCGGCCCTCAGCTTGCGTTAGGAGGAGGGGATCTCGACCCTGCCGATTGGGATGATGGGCAGGGTGCTTGAGAGCCAGCTTCGGTGGCATCCTTGCCGTTGAGCCGCGTCTACCGGAACAGGTTGAGCAAGCAAGCCGTTGGTCAGTCTCTTCCAAACGGCACAGGACATGCCGATCGAGGCGCCAGCAGAGGGAGTCGCCGGACGGACATGAGGAGGGGTCTCCTGCTGACTTCGCGTAGAACGTGGCTGATCGCGCTGCTCCTCATTGGCTAGCAGGAGCGCTGTTCGGTCGCCCGGGCATCCACCTCTTATGGACGCTGGCCCGCGACCACCGAAATCGCCCCGCACCTCCCGTCGGATTTGTAGACGATGCGAGCGGGCTCGATCAGGCACATGTCGCCGAGATCTGGGACATGCCCCAGGATGTCGCCTTGGCCGTAACTCAACTAAAACAGCTTCTCAATCGGGCACGCACTTTGAGCTCCGCCCCCGTTGGCGCCAGCTAGTAGGAGTGGTGGTGGCAAGCCCGGCTCAAATCTGACTAGGCATGCCCGGCTGCCCCGCGGAGGGGGAAGTTTGCGCGCGTCCAGCCTGGTCGGTTCCGGTATGTCGCCTTGGGGGCTTCTCGAGGAAAAGAGATAGCCCAGGCGCAAGCCGTGAGAGCGCCTGGGCTATTTGTGGACCAACGGGTGACGACGCCTACTCGTCCTCGCCTTCCTCCACTACTTGGCCGGTGCTGGGGTCGAGGATGAGACGTGATGCGTGATGCTTGAAGTCGAACATGGGGTGCAGGCTGCCCGCCTTGGCGTCGAACGACTGGTTACCGAGGCGACCGAGGGTCCAGTTGTCCTCGATGAACCGCAAGATAGATGACTGGTCGGTCACCGAGCTGTCGACAAAGTTCGACTTGGCAAAGGGCGAAATCACCAACAGAGGCAACCGGGGACCGTAACCGCAGCGGCCCTGGATTACGCCGCTCTTGGCGACACCGCAGGTGCCGGTGCCGGTCAGGAAATCCTCCGAAGTGGCAGACTGGTTGACAATCGGTCCCATGACGTGATCGTACCAGCCGTCTGAGTCGTCGTACGCGATGAAGATCGCTATCTCTTTCCACTCCGGGGAGAGCATCAGCTGGTTGATCGTAGAGACGAGAAAGCCCTGCTCTGCCAGGGGATCCGAGTATCCGGCATGGCCGTCCAGGTAACCAGGAGCCTTCAGGTAGCTCACCGCGGGCAAGTGATTGGCGTGGAATGCGTCCCAAAAGTCCGCCAGATCGTACTGGTGGTTCGCCTGGTCCGTCTTGCCAATCATGTTGACGGAGGTTGGAGGCAGGTGATGCGGATTTGCTGTCTGCGAAAAGTACTGGAAGGGCTCGTGATGCGGGATGTAGTCCCCCTTTGGGAAGCCGTCGCTCCCGATGTGCGTCGCGCCGCAGGTTGCCTTTCCGCTGGTCACCTTGGTGGGCCGGAATCCACCTTGGAACCATCCCCACGTGATGTTCTGGGCGTTCAAGAGGTCGCCCACGTTCGTTCCGGTTAAGCTGATCTGGCCGGGCTGGCCTCCACCGCCAGGAGAGCAGTCGTCCAGGATTGGTCTCGGGTCGCCGACGACGGAACCGTCAACGACGTTACCGGGGCTGTCTGGTTGATCGACGCCATGAGTCTGACCTGCCACTAGGTTGAGGGCGCCCGGGGACGACGGACCAAACGTAGTCCCGAAGGA from the Vicinamibacteria bacterium genome contains:
- a CDS encoding zinc-dependent alcohol dehydrogenase, with amino-acid sequence MKAAQLRGFRQALVVEQAPIPEPEAGEILLEVEACGVCHSDLHMAAGDWPDVAARMTLPAILGHEAVGRVAEKGAGVNGVSIGARVGVGWLHSVCGKCEHCRAGAENVCLERTVTSVDAPGGYAEFMRVRAAQAVPIPEGLSSAQAAPWFCAGLTVYHALQSASVAAGQRVAIFGVGGLGHLAIQLASGFGAEVVALDVSVAKLQLARAMGVKEALNALDPETVHRLKEGGGPHLALVTAPSKAAYDLAVRTLRRRGTLMVVGLPKEDLTFFADDLVVGEFRILGSAVGTRGEMRDLLARVASGAARCQVERWRLDDVNQVFDHLRQGDVLGRAVLEMKAPRTGC
- a CDS encoding plastocyanin/azurin family copper-binding protein; this translates as MYSQSLRLTIGSLALLALALAAGCGGGGYGSTPTTTPTTTQPSAGAADITITIAGENGSMSFSPNPASLKVGQKVAWHNGDSITHTASATSGAFDTGTIGPGTTSAAISLTTAGNWDYHCKIHPSMVGTVAVTQ
- a CDS encoding TCR/Tet family MFS transporter, which encodes MPGESGGRRAALNFIFITVLLDMLALGIIVPVLPKLVVDFLLGDTARAAAFIGLFTTIWALMQFIFSPLLGLLSDRYGRRPVILLSNVGLGLDYIVMALAPTIGWLFVGRILSGITSASIATANAYISDVTPVEKRARSFGLLGAAFGVGFILGPALGGWLGARNPRLPFWFAAAFSLVNALYGLLVLPESLPTERRQTRLRWRLANPVGALVLLKSHPELLGLATVNFLGYLAHEVYPTVFVLYGDYRYHWNERTIGIVLALVGVATMVISAGVVGPVVARFGERRSLFAGLLLGAVGFALFGWAAVGWLFLVAIPINCLWALAGPPTQSMMTQRVSPSEQGALQGALGSVRSIAMIVGPGIFSLTFAASIAPERSVQIPGAPWYVAALLLLVATAVALAVAPKSAHVVKGGADVAEARTS
- a CDS encoding serine hydrolase domain-containing protein; this encodes MQPQDRARGTNTFENTRRAFLKQAVGAAGALFALRSSPAWPSAVAEPEATPDQLRQMRLVAEAYMRKYDVPGMAVSVARHGQLVYEQAFGFADRARGERLTTSHLFRIASVSKPITSVAVFTLVEQGRLALSETVFGPRGVLQNDFGHPPFLPHVESLRIEHLLTHTGGGWQNDGTDPMFRNSRMNHHDLIAWAVSRLPLRYPPGEHYAYSNFGYCVLGRAIEKVTRRPYADYVRDDVLADCGVRAMRIGGNTLAERSSEEVTYHGQGENPYDMNIRRMDSHGGWLASASDLVRFAVRVDGFSPERDILRPETIQAMITPTNANPSYAKGWEVNSLRNWWHSGSLPGTATIMVRTRSDLCWAALTNTRRQKSPMEGDLDALIWQMVGKVPQWQA
- a CDS encoding alkaline phosphatase family protein, which codes for MSLRLTVRSRSRNLIALVASWAILPGPSSTRAFADEHDSPTKTPIKHVVVIFQENVSFDHYFATYPQAANNSPDEPEFHAGPGTPTVNGLNRPLLQTNPNSANPFRFDRTHAATCDQDHNYGDEQKAFHSGLMDKFVEVLGNGPGKDGTLTCAAKDVMGYFDGNTVTALWNYAQHFAMSDNSFGTTFGPSSPGALNLVAGQTHGVDQPDSPGNVVDGSVVGDPRPILDDCSPGGGGQPGQISLTGTNVGDLLNAQNITWGWFQGGFRPTKVTSGKATCGATHIGSDGFPKGDYIPHHEPFQYFSQTANPHHLPPTSVNMIGKTDQANHQYDLADFWDAFHANHLPAVSYLKAPGYLDGHAGYSDPLAEQGFLVSTINQLMLSPEWKEIAIFIAYDDSDGWYDHVMGPIVNQSATSEDFLTGTGTCGVAKSGVIQGRCGYGPRLPLLVISPFAKSNFVDSSVTDQSSILRFIEDNWTLGRLGNQSFDAKAGSLHPMFDFKHHASRLILDPSTGQVVEEGEDE